One Leclercia pneumoniae genomic region harbors:
- the fliZ gene encoding flagella biosynthesis regulatory protein FliZ: MTVQQSKRRPLSRYLKDFKHSQTHCAHCHKLLDRITLVRRGEIVNKIAISRLDTLMDEAAWQEEQKEWVALCRFCGDLHCKEQSDFFDIIGFKQFLFEQTEMSHGTVREYVVRLRRLGQHLTTQAISRDLLKSGLLDENLEPWLPVTSTNNYRIALRKYAQFKAQMPAVQKQKVLLETTSDIY, encoded by the coding sequence ATGACGGTGCAGCAATCTAAAAGACGGCCTTTAAGCCGCTATCTGAAAGACTTTAAACACAGCCAGACGCATTGCGCCCATTGCCATAAATTGCTCGACCGCATCACGCTGGTTCGTCGCGGTGAAATCGTGAACAAGATTGCGATTTCCCGCCTCGATACCTTGATGGACGAAGCCGCGTGGCAAGAAGAGCAGAAAGAGTGGGTGGCGTTATGTCGTTTCTGCGGCGATCTTCACTGCAAAGAACAGAGCGACTTTTTTGATATCATCGGCTTCAAACAGTTCCTGTTTGAGCAAACCGAGATGAGCCACGGCACGGTCCGCGAATATGTCGTGCGCCTGCGTCGTCTTGGCCAGCATCTGACCACACAAGCGATTTCTCGCGATCTGCTGAAGAGCGGTTTACTGGATGAAAATCTGGAGCCGTGGCTGCCCGTCACCAGCACCAACAACTACCGAATTGCGCTGCGTAAATATGCACAGTTTAAGGCGCAAATGCCGGCGGTGCAGAAGCAGAAAGTCCTCCTCGAGACAACTTCTGATATATATTAA
- the tcyJ gene encoding cystine ABC transporter substrate-binding protein: MKLALLGRQALMGVMAVALVAGMSVKTFAAEGLLNKVKERGTLLVGLEGTYPPFSFQGDDGKLTGFEVEFAEELAKHLGVKASLKPTKWDGMLASLDSKRIDVVINQVTISDERKKKYDFSTPYTVSGIQALVKKGNEGSIKTAADLKGKKVGVGLGTNYEEWLRQNVQGVDIRTYDDDPTKYQDLRVGRIDAILVDRLAALDLVKKTKDTLAVAGDAFSRQESGVAVRKDNEDLVKAIDGAIADMQKDGTLKKLSEKWFGADVTQ; this comes from the coding sequence ATGAAATTAGCACTTCTGGGTCGTCAGGCGCTGATGGGTGTTATGGCCGTGGCGCTGGTTGCGGGTATGAGTGTCAAAACCTTCGCCGCCGAAGGTCTGTTAAATAAAGTCAAAGAGCGCGGTACGCTGTTGGTTGGGCTGGAAGGTACTTATCCTCCGTTTAGCTTCCAGGGTGACGACGGTAAACTGACCGGGTTTGAAGTGGAGTTTGCCGAGGAGCTGGCGAAGCATCTCGGGGTCAAAGCCTCGCTGAAGCCGACCAAGTGGGACGGGATGCTGGCATCGCTGGACTCTAAACGTATCGACGTGGTGATAAACCAGGTCACCATCTCTGACGAGCGTAAGAAGAAGTATGACTTCTCGACGCCTTATACCGTCTCAGGTATTCAGGCGCTGGTGAAGAAAGGGAATGAAGGCAGTATCAAAACCGCCGCCGACCTGAAAGGCAAGAAAGTGGGGGTTGGTCTGGGCACTAACTATGAAGAGTGGCTGCGCCAGAACGTACAGGGCGTGGATATCCGCACTTATGATGATGACCCGACTAAATACCAGGATCTGCGCGTAGGCCGTATCGACGCCATCCTTGTTGACCGTCTTGCTGCGCTGGATCTGGTGAAGAAAACCAAAGACACCCTGGCAGTGGCCGGTGACGCGTTCTCCCGTCAGGAATCCGGTGTTGCCGTGCGTAAAGACAATGAAGATCTCGTGAAAGCCATCGATGGCGCGATTGCCGATATGCAGAAAGATGGCACGCTGAAGAAACTCTCTGAGAAGTGGTTCGGCGCAGACGTCACCCAATAA
- a CDS encoding DUF2594 family protein: MSTPDFATAENNQELAQEVSCLKSLLTLMLQAMGQADAGRVILKMEKQIAQMEDQAQADVFSSTVKQIKQAYRQ, from the coding sequence ATGAGCACACCTGATTTCGCCACTGCGGAAAATAACCAGGAACTGGCGCAGGAAGTCTCCTGTCTGAAATCCCTTCTGACCCTGATGCTTCAGGCAATGGGCCAGGCTGATGCGGGTCGTGTGATCCTTAAGATGGAAAAGCAGATCGCGCAAATGGAAGACCAGGCTCAGGCCGACGTATTTTCCAGCACGGTTAAGCAGATTAAACAAGCTTACCGTCAGTAA
- the dcyD gene encoding D-cysteine desulfhydrase, translated as MSLQNLTRYPRLEFIGAPTPLEYLPRLSDYLGRDILIKRDDVTPMAMGGNKLRKLEFLAAEALREGADTLITAGAIQSNHVRQTAAVAAKLGLHCVALLENPIGTRAENYLTNGNRLLLDLFNVQIEMCDALHDPVTQLDELATRVEAQGFRPYVIPVGGSNALGALGYVESALEIAQQCEGAVGISSVVVASGSAGTHAGLAVGLEQLMPQVELIGVTVSRSIADQKPKVVTLQQAVAQALEVTASADITLWDDYFAPGYGTPNDEGMEAVKLLARLEGILLDPVYTGKAMAGLIDGISQKRFKDEGPILFVHTGGAPALFAYHPHV; from the coding sequence ATGTCATTGCAAAACTTAACGCGTTATCCGCGTCTGGAATTTATTGGCGCACCGACGCCGCTCGAGTATTTACCTCGTTTATCGGATTACCTGGGCCGCGACATACTGATCAAACGGGACGATGTGACTCCAATGGCAATGGGCGGTAATAAACTGCGCAAACTGGAGTTTCTGGCCGCTGAAGCCCTGCGTGAGGGGGCCGATACGCTCATCACCGCCGGCGCTATTCAGTCGAACCACGTCCGTCAGACCGCGGCCGTCGCCGCGAAGCTGGGACTACACTGTGTGGCCTTGCTGGAAAATCCGATTGGCACCCGCGCGGAAAACTATCTCACCAACGGCAACCGCCTGCTGCTCGACCTGTTTAATGTGCAGATTGAAATGTGCGATGCCCTGCACGACCCTGTCACGCAGCTTGATGAACTGGCCACCCGCGTTGAAGCGCAGGGGTTCCGACCTTATGTCATTCCCGTTGGCGGATCAAACGCACTGGGCGCGCTGGGCTATGTGGAGAGCGCGCTGGAAATTGCCCAGCAGTGTGAAGGTGCGGTAGGGATTTCGTCGGTAGTGGTGGCCTCGGGCAGCGCGGGCACGCATGCCGGGCTGGCGGTAGGGCTGGAACAGCTTATGCCGCAGGTTGAGCTCATTGGCGTGACGGTCTCGCGCAGCATTGCGGATCAAAAACCGAAAGTGGTCACGCTGCAACAGGCGGTGGCGCAAGCGCTGGAAGTCACGGCCAGCGCGGACATCACGCTCTGGGATGACTACTTTGCGCCAGGCTATGGCACGCCGAATGATGAGGGGATGGAAGCCGTCAAACTGCTGGCGCGCCTGGAAGGTATCCTGCTCGACCCGGTCTATACGGGCAAAGCCATGGCAGGGCTTATCGATGGGATTAGCCAGAAACGCTTTAAGGATGAAGGGCCTATTTTGTTTGTCCATACTGGCGGAGCGCCGGCTCTTTTTGCCTACCATCCTCATGTTTAA
- the fliS gene encoding flagellar export chaperone FliS — MYTASGTKAYAQVGVESAVMSASPHQLIEMLFDGANSALVRARLFMQQGDTVAKGEAISKAINIIDNGLKAGLDLEQGGEIATNLTSLYEYMTRRLLQANLRNDSQAIEEVEGLLSNIAEAWKQISPKAPSQESRA, encoded by the coding sequence ATGTACACCGCGAGCGGTACCAAAGCATATGCGCAAGTCGGCGTGGAAAGTGCCGTCATGAGCGCCAGTCCACATCAGCTCATTGAAATGTTATTCGATGGCGCCAACAGCGCGCTGGTGCGCGCACGTCTATTCATGCAGCAGGGAGACACTGTTGCGAAGGGCGAAGCGATTAGCAAGGCCATTAATATCATCGATAACGGGCTCAAAGCGGGCCTGGATCTTGAGCAAGGCGGAGAGATCGCCACTAATCTCACGTCATTGTACGAATACATGACCCGCCGTCTGCTACAGGCAAACCTTCGTAACGACAGTCAGGCCATTGAAGAAGTGGAAGGGTTACTTAGCAACATCGCGGAAGCCTGGAAACAGATATCACCCAAAGCACCTTCCCAGGAGTCTCGTGCATGA
- the sdiA gene encoding transcriptional regulator SdiA — protein MKDSDFFTWRRDCYLRFQEMTSADQVYSELLRQTQALEFDYFSLCVRHPVPFTRPKLSLQSNYPAQWLSHYQAENYFAIDPVLKPENFVHGHLPWNDALFADAQPLWDGAREHGLRRGITQCLMLPNHALGFLSVSSTVQGINRFSKEELELRLQMLVQMALTTLLRLEHEMVMPPEMKFSKREKEILKWTAEGKTSAEIAIILSISENTVNFHQKNMQKKFNAPNKTQIACYAAATGII, from the coding sequence ATGAAGGATTCAGACTTTTTCACATGGCGACGGGATTGCTATCTTCGGTTTCAGGAAATGACTTCGGCCGATCAGGTATATTCCGAACTTCTGCGACAAACACAGGCACTAGAGTTCGATTATTTTTCGCTTTGTGTCCGTCATCCCGTGCCGTTTACCCGGCCTAAACTCTCATTGCAGAGTAATTATCCGGCGCAATGGCTATCGCATTATCAGGCGGAGAATTATTTCGCCATCGATCCGGTACTCAAACCAGAGAATTTTGTGCACGGCCACCTCCCCTGGAATGACGCGTTGTTTGCCGATGCGCAACCCCTATGGGATGGCGCACGGGAGCATGGGCTGCGCAGGGGAATTACCCAGTGCCTGATGTTACCGAATCATGCGCTCGGTTTTCTGTCCGTCTCCAGCACGGTGCAAGGCATTAATAGATTCAGCAAAGAAGAGCTGGAGTTGCGTCTGCAAATGCTGGTGCAGATGGCGCTGACCACCCTGTTGCGTCTGGAACATGAAATGGTGATGCCGCCAGAGATGAAATTCAGCAAGCGCGAGAAAGAGATTCTGAAATGGACGGCGGAAGGAAAAACCTCAGCAGAAATAGCGATTATTCTCTCTATTTCTGAAAATACGGTGAACTTCCATCAGAAGAATATGCAGAAGAAGTTCAATGCGCCAAACAAAACGCAGATAGCCTGTTATGCGGCGGCGACGGGCATTATCTGA
- the fliA gene encoding RNA polymerase sigma factor FliA, with product MNSLYTAEGVMDKHSLWQRYVPLVRHEALRLQVRLPASVELDDLLQAGGIGLLNAVDRYDALQGTAFTTYAVQRIRGAMLDELRSRDWVPRSVRRNAREVAQAMGQLEQELGRNATETEVAERLGIAVVEYRQMLLDTNNSQLFSYDEWREEHGDSIELVTDDHQQENPLHQLLEGNLRQRVMEAIEALPEREQLVLTLYYQEELNLKEIGAVLEVGESRVSQLHSQAIKRLRTKLGKL from the coding sequence GTGAATTCACTCTATACCGCTGAAGGTGTAATGGATAAACACTCGCTGTGGCAGCGTTATGTACCACTAGTGCGTCACGAAGCATTGCGCCTACAGGTGCGGTTGCCGGCGAGCGTGGAACTGGACGATCTGCTACAGGCGGGCGGTATCGGGTTATTGAATGCAGTTGACCGGTACGACGCTCTGCAAGGAACGGCATTTACTACTTACGCAGTACAGCGTATTCGTGGTGCGATGCTGGACGAACTGCGCAGCCGGGACTGGGTGCCGCGCAGCGTCCGACGTAACGCACGCGAAGTGGCGCAGGCGATGGGACAGCTGGAACAGGAGCTTGGACGTAACGCAACCGAAACCGAAGTGGCGGAGCGTCTGGGTATTGCTGTTGTCGAATATCGCCAGATGTTGCTCGATACCAATAATAGCCAACTCTTCTCTTATGACGAGTGGCGTGAAGAGCATGGCGATAGCATCGAGCTCGTGACTGATGATCATCAGCAGGAAAACCCGTTACACCAATTACTTGAAGGCAATTTACGCCAGCGCGTAATGGAAGCGATAGAAGCTTTACCGGAACGTGAGCAATTGGTGTTGACGCTCTATTACCAGGAAGAGCTCAATCTCAAAGAGATTGGCGCGGTACTGGAAGTCGGGGAGTCACGGGTAAGTCAGCTGCACAGTCAGGCCATTAAACGCTTACGTACCAAACTGGGTAAGTTATAG
- the tcyN gene encoding L-cystine ABC transporter ATP-binding protein TcyN, whose product MSAIEVKNLVKKFHGQTVLHGIDLEVQQGEVVAIIGPSGSGKTTLLRSINLLEQPEGGTIRVGDITIDTGKPMGQQKGLIRRLRQHVGFVFQSFNLFPHRTVLENIIEGPVIVKGEPKEEATTRARELLAKVGLSGKETSYPRRLSGGQQQRVAIARALAMRPEVILFDEPTSALDPELVGEVLNTIRQLAQEKRTLVIVTHEMSFARDVADRAIFMDQGRIVEQGPAKALFADPQQPRTRQFLEKFLLQ is encoded by the coding sequence ATGAGTGCTATCGAAGTCAAAAACCTGGTTAAAAAATTCCACGGTCAAACGGTACTGCATGGTATCGATCTGGAGGTCCAGCAGGGCGAAGTGGTGGCCATTATCGGCCCCAGCGGCTCGGGTAAAACTACCTTACTGCGCAGTATAAACCTGCTGGAGCAGCCAGAAGGCGGCACCATCCGGGTAGGGGATATCACTATTGATACCGGTAAACCCATGGGGCAACAGAAGGGGCTAATTCGCCGTCTGCGCCAGCATGTGGGTTTCGTCTTCCAGAGCTTCAATCTGTTCCCTCATCGCACGGTGCTGGAGAACATCATTGAAGGGCCGGTTATCGTAAAAGGTGAGCCGAAAGAGGAGGCGACAACCCGCGCCCGCGAACTGCTGGCCAAGGTGGGACTATCAGGGAAAGAGACCAGTTATCCGCGCCGTCTCTCCGGCGGGCAGCAGCAACGCGTGGCTATTGCCCGCGCGCTGGCAATGCGCCCGGAGGTAATTCTGTTTGATGAACCCACATCCGCACTCGACCCAGAGCTGGTGGGGGAGGTATTAAATACCATCCGTCAACTGGCTCAGGAGAAGCGCACGCTGGTGATCGTGACCCATGAGATGAGCTTTGCTCGTGACGTGGCGGACCGGGCTATCTTTATGGATCAGGGGCGTATTGTTGAGCAAGGGCCGGCAAAAGCGTTATTCGCCGACCCGCAACAGCCGCGTACCCGACAGTTCCTGGAAAAATTCCTTCTTCAGTAG
- the fliD gene encoding flagellar filament capping protein FliD: MASFTSLGVGSNLPLDTLLTNLTTAEKGRLTPITQQQSSFSARLTAFGTLKSSLEKFQTANTALADANLFKSTTASSNSTDLTVSTTAGAAAGTYKINVTQLAQAQSIRTTTTVTDNKAAQGNDNETRTLIIKQDGKEKPVEIKLTKDQTSLEGMRDAINNANGGVTASIVKLKDNDYQLVLTSSETGLANKMSISVSGDEKLNQFISFNNPDVIGNNVQQVVEAKDAELSVNGINIVRSSNIITDAPQGVTLKLTKEVSDVTVTVSKSNDKSTAAIKSWVDAYNALIDTIGTVTKYSSVDAGAEEQNASNGALLGDSSVRTIQTGIRAQFSATANSGKFQTLSQMGITQDGTTGKLKIDNDKLAKALNDNTVDVQQLLVGDGKETGITTKVGSLVKGYLADDGIIDSAQDSINTTLKKLTKQYLAVSASIDDTIARYQAQFTQLDTMMSKLNNTSSYLNSQFAAMSSSS; the protein is encoded by the coding sequence ATGGCTTCTTTTACATCTTTAGGTGTGGGCTCTAACCTGCCGCTGGATACGTTACTGACTAATTTAACGACAGCTGAAAAAGGCCGGCTGACGCCTATAACCCAGCAACAGAGCAGCTTTTCAGCGCGTCTGACCGCATTTGGCACATTGAAAAGTTCTCTGGAGAAATTCCAGACTGCCAATACCGCTCTGGCTGATGCAAATTTGTTTAAAAGCACGACAGCCAGCAGTAACTCTACCGATTTGACGGTGAGCACGACTGCTGGCGCGGCAGCTGGAACTTATAAAATTAACGTAACCCAACTGGCGCAAGCACAGTCTATCCGCACCACGACTACCGTTACGGACAACAAAGCGGCACAGGGTAACGATAACGAAACCCGGACCTTGATCATTAAGCAGGATGGAAAAGAAAAACCGGTTGAAATTAAGCTTACAAAAGATCAGACGTCTCTGGAAGGTATGCGTGATGCTATCAACAACGCTAACGGCGGCGTAACTGCAAGCATCGTTAAACTGAAAGACAATGATTATCAGTTGGTACTTACCTCTTCTGAAACCGGTCTTGCCAATAAAATGAGCATTTCCGTTTCTGGGGATGAGAAGCTAAACCAATTTATTAGTTTCAACAATCCTGACGTCATCGGTAATAACGTTCAGCAGGTCGTTGAAGCTAAAGATGCAGAATTAAGCGTTAACGGAATCAACATCGTCCGCAGCAGCAATATCATTACCGATGCCCCTCAGGGAGTAACCTTAAAACTGACAAAAGAAGTCAGTGATGTGACAGTAACTGTTAGCAAAAGCAACGATAAATCCACAGCGGCAATTAAATCGTGGGTTGATGCGTACAACGCTCTGATAGATACGATTGGTACTGTTACAAAGTACTCTTCGGTCGACGCTGGTGCAGAAGAGCAAAACGCGAGCAACGGTGCTCTATTGGGCGATAGCTCGGTGCGAACTATCCAGACCGGAATACGTGCGCAATTTTCTGCGACCGCGAATAGCGGTAAATTCCAGACGTTGTCTCAAATGGGTATTACACAGGACGGCACAACCGGAAAACTAAAAATTGATAACGATAAGCTGGCTAAAGCTCTGAACGACAATACCGTAGACGTCCAGCAATTGCTGGTTGGAGACGGTAAAGAGACAGGTATTACCACCAAGGTCGGCTCGCTGGTGAAAGGATATTTGGCGGATGATGGGATCATAGATAGCGCCCAGGACAGCATCAACACCACGCTGAAAAAATTAACAAAACAGTATCTTGCGGTAAGCGCCAGCATTGATGACACCATTGCTCGTTATCAGGCCCAATTTACCCAACTGGATACCATGATGAGCAAACTCAACAATACCAGTTCTTATCTGAACAGCCAGTTTGCAGCGATGAGTAGCTCTTCATAA
- the uvrY gene encoding UvrY/SirA/GacA family response regulator transcription factor, with protein sequence MINVLLVDDHELVRAGIRRILEDIKGIKVAGEACCGEDAVKWCRANTADVVLMDMNMPGIGGLEATRKIARAFVDTKVIMLTVHTENPLPARVMQAGAAGYLSKGAAPQEVVNAIRSVHAGQRYIASDIAQQMALSQIEPEKTESPFASLSERELQIMLMITKGQKVNEISEQLNLSPKTVNSYRYRMFSKLNIHGDVELTHLAIRHGLCNAETLTSQ encoded by the coding sequence TTGATCAACGTCCTTCTTGTTGATGACCACGAACTGGTGCGCGCAGGGATACGACGCATTCTGGAAGATATTAAGGGTATTAAAGTTGCCGGTGAGGCCTGCTGCGGTGAAGACGCCGTAAAATGGTGCCGCGCCAATACCGCCGATGTTGTCCTGATGGATATGAATATGCCTGGGATCGGCGGGCTTGAAGCAACCCGAAAAATCGCCCGCGCCTTTGTAGACACCAAAGTCATTATGCTGACGGTGCATACCGAGAACCCCCTTCCTGCACGTGTTATGCAGGCAGGTGCTGCAGGTTATTTAAGCAAAGGCGCTGCGCCGCAAGAGGTGGTCAACGCCATTCGCTCTGTTCACGCCGGACAGCGCTATATCGCCTCTGACATTGCGCAACAGATGGCGCTAAGCCAGATTGAGCCAGAAAAGACCGAATCACCCTTTGCCAGTTTGTCTGAGCGCGAATTGCAGATTATGCTGATGATAACCAAAGGCCAGAAGGTGAATGAGATTTCCGAGCAGCTTAATCTCAGCCCGAAAACGGTGAACAGCTACCGCTATCGTATGTTCAGTAAACTGAACATTCATGGTGATGTCGAACTCACTCACCTGGCCATTCGCCATGGTCTGTGTAATGCAGAGACCTTAACCAGTCAGTGA
- the tcyL gene encoding cystine ABC transporter permease — MQESIQLVIDSLPFLLKGAVFTLQLSIGGMFFGLLLGFILALMRMSSILPVRWLARFYISVFRGTPLIAQLFMIYYGLPQFGIELDPIPAAMIGLSLNTAAYTSETLRAAISSIDKGQWEAAASIGMTPWQTLRRAILPQAARVALPPLSNSFISLVKDTSLAATIQVPELFRQAQLITSRTLEVFTMYLAASLIYWVMATVLSALQNYFENQLNRQERDPK, encoded by the coding sequence ATGCAAGAAAGTATCCAACTGGTTATCGACTCCTTGCCCTTCTTGCTCAAAGGGGCGGTATTTACGCTGCAACTGAGTATCGGCGGCATGTTCTTTGGGTTGCTGCTGGGCTTTATACTGGCGTTGATGCGCATGTCATCGATTCTGCCGGTGCGCTGGCTGGCGCGTTTTTACATCTCAGTCTTCCGCGGCACGCCGCTGATTGCCCAGCTGTTTATGATCTATTACGGTCTCCCGCAGTTTGGTATTGAGTTGGATCCCATCCCGGCGGCCATGATTGGGTTATCGCTTAACACGGCGGCATATACTTCTGAAACACTCCGTGCCGCCATTTCGTCTATTGATAAAGGGCAGTGGGAAGCCGCAGCCAGTATCGGAATGACGCCATGGCAGACGCTGCGCAGGGCGATTTTACCGCAGGCGGCGCGCGTAGCATTACCGCCGCTTAGCAACAGTTTTATTAGCCTGGTGAAGGATACGTCGCTGGCGGCCACGATTCAGGTGCCGGAACTGTTCCGTCAGGCGCAGCTGATTACGTCGCGTACGCTGGAGGTATTCACCATGTATCTGGCGGCCTCTCTGATTTACTGGGTGATGGCGACGGTCCTCTCCGCGCTGCAAAATTACTTTGAAAACCAGCTGAACCGCCAGGAGCGTGATCCGAAATGA
- the fliB gene encoding flagellin lysine-N-methylase — MAIHIQLIKHSPQAWGVIKFSQQTGNCPYLDESRLCMVQKNLGAQALSQTCSVFPRSQRLYKSEEQNSLAISCPEVASLIFKSADAMRLNEQVKLQDKFHNLPALTTQSKLLNLFCLSLIDHIESDVETALYAVVKFLIFIEKYESIDDDNLPAVEGAYALLAEQLHTGQMKAELATLSADNKVKMSLIMLMQDFFRNAQMSRGSEVINHYIECLLRQMVSGEEINVEEKIGRLEDVWRDEVIPNMQGSEFAIKNFILYKFWQNNFPNQPGIPPLRALYIVIAEYYFIKLLMSACTKERGHADIEDLTNIVYSFHSLSQHNKAVTDAFYRHIESVRLGDDISLIHLLA, encoded by the coding sequence GTGGCGATTCACATCCAGCTTATCAAACATAGTCCTCAGGCATGGGGCGTAATTAAATTCTCGCAGCAAACAGGGAACTGTCCTTATCTGGATGAATCTCGTCTTTGCATGGTGCAGAAGAATTTGGGTGCACAAGCGCTTAGCCAGACCTGCTCGGTATTTCCGCGCTCACAACGTCTCTATAAATCGGAAGAACAAAATTCTCTTGCTATCTCTTGCCCGGAGGTTGCCTCACTTATTTTCAAAAGTGCAGATGCTATGCGCCTTAATGAACAGGTAAAATTGCAAGATAAATTTCATAATCTGCCCGCGCTTACTACACAAAGCAAATTGCTCAACCTATTCTGTTTGAGTCTGATTGATCATATTGAATCTGATGTAGAAACCGCACTCTATGCTGTCGTCAAATTCCTGATATTTATAGAAAAATATGAATCTATTGATGACGATAATTTACCTGCTGTTGAAGGTGCTTACGCCTTACTGGCAGAACAATTGCATACGGGCCAAATGAAAGCGGAACTAGCAACCTTATCAGCTGATAATAAAGTTAAAATGTCATTAATAATGCTCATGCAGGATTTTTTCCGTAATGCCCAAATGTCTCGTGGTAGCGAAGTGATTAATCACTACATTGAGTGCCTGTTACGCCAGATGGTTTCCGGTGAAGAGATTAATGTTGAAGAAAAAATAGGGCGTCTGGAAGATGTCTGGCGGGATGAGGTTATCCCAAACATGCAGGGCAGTGAATTTGCTATCAAGAATTTTATCCTATATAAATTCTGGCAAAATAACTTCCCAAACCAACCTGGCATTCCACCGCTGCGCGCCCTATATATAGTTATTGCGGAATATTATTTTATTAAACTACTGATGTCGGCCTGCACGAAAGAGCGAGGTCATGCGGACATCGAAGATTTAACGAATATCGTTTACAGTTTCCACTCTCTCAGTCAGCATAATAAAGCAGTGACTGATGCCTTTTATCGTCACATTGAGAGCGTGAGATTAGGTGATGATATATCTTTGATTCATCTTCTGGCGTAA
- a CDS encoding IS3 family transposase (programmed frameshift), whose protein sequence is MSGKRYPEEFKIEAVKQVVDRGHSVSSVATRLGITTHSLYAWIKAYGPDSSTNKVQSDAQAEIRRLQKELKRVTDERDIFKKSRGVLRKAVRLRYAFIRDNTYCWPVRLLCRVLDVHPSGFYAWLQQPDSRRHHADLRLTGLIKQFWLESGCVYGYRKIHLDLRDTGQQCGVNRVWRLMKRAGIRAQVGYRSPRARKGETSIVTPNRLQRQFNPEAPDERWVTDITYIRTHEGWLYLAVVVDLFSRKVIGWSMQPRMTKDIVLNALLMAVWRRNPQKQVLVHSDQGSQYTSYEWQSFLKSHGLEGSMSRRGNCHDNAVAESFFQLLKRERIKKKIYGTREEARGDIFDYIEMFYNSKRRHGSSDHMPPTEYEKQYYQRLGSV, encoded by the exons ATGAGCGGTAAGCGTTATCCCGAAGAGTTTAAAATTGAAGCGGTAAAACAGGTTGTTGATCGCGGCCATTCTGTTTCCAGCGTGGCAACACGTCTCGGTATCACCACCCACAGTCTTTATGCCTGGATAAAGGCATATGGCCCGGATTCCTCAACCAATAAAGTCCAGTCAGACGCTCAGGCTGAGATCCGACGCCTCCAGAAAGAGCTGAAGCGGGTTACCGACGAACGGGACATAT TTAAAAAAAGCCGCGGCGTACTTCGCAAAGCTGTCCGACTGAGGTACGCCTTTATCCGTGACAACACCTATTGCTGGCCTGTCCGACTGCTTTGTCGGGTGCTGGATGTGCATCCGAGTGGTTTTTACGCCTGGCTTCAGCAGCCGGATTCACGGCGGCATCATGCTGACCTGAGGCTGACGGGGCTGATAAAGCAGTTCTGGCTGGAGTCGGGTTGCGTTTATGGTTATCGCAAGATCCACCTCGACCTGCGGGATACCGGACAACAGTGCGGAGTTAACCGTGTCTGGCGACTGATGAAGCGTGCCGGGATAAGGGCTCAGGTCGGGTACCGTAGCCCACGGGCACGTAAGGGTGAAACCAGCATCGTGACGCCCAACAGGCTCCAGCGGCAGTTCAACCCGGAAGCACCGGATGAGCGTTGGGTAACGGACATCACCTACATCCGGACTCACGAAGGCTGGCTGTATCTGGCTGTGGTTGTTGACCTGTTCTCGCGCAAAGTTATTGGCTGGTCAATGCAGCCCCGGATGACAAAGGATATTGTCCTGAATGCACTTCTGATGGCCGTGTGGCGACGTAATCCTCAAAAGCAGGTGCTGGTTCATTCTGATCAAGGCAGTCAGTACACAAGCTATGAGTGGCAGTCGTTCCTGAAATCACACGGGCTGGAGGGCAGTATGAGCCGTCGCGGTAACTGTCATGACAACGCAGTCGCAGAAAGTTTTTTCCAGCTACTGAAACGTGAACGGATAAAGAAAAAGATCTACGGAACGCGAGAAGAAGCTCGCGGTGATATTTTTGATTACATCGAAATGTTTTATAACAGTAAGCGTCGGCATGGTTCGAGTGATCATATGCCACCAACTGAATACGAAAAACAATATTATCAGCGGCTCGGAAGTGTCTAG